A window from Fuerstiella sp. encodes these proteins:
- a CDS encoding Gfo/Idh/MocA family oxidoreductase, whose translation MIPNHSAPVKLGVIGLGRFGRLHALTAAGIAEAELVALVARRQDSLDKMARELPGIRGWTSLEQAVSESPAEAWIVASSTASHVSITTLLLKSGKTVLLEKPISDNLDESRSLATLVKADSRNLMIGHILLFNSEYQQLLSEVQQRGSISYINCVRHRPASIVRDFPGENPLHAAMVHDLYSVQVLLDRAEPDHFSAQFHRTADGEIDLALAQLRWDRGPLASFAASYLTPSGMPPRGFDRAEVFGEGWSARLTPNPRPIEVWDSQASWPLALEIRSDPPSGMMAEEQRCFCRVVRGLQSVPVGATYTDAMQVQHWMEKFSSVANAQETHHP comes from the coding sequence ATGATCCCGAATCATTCTGCACCTGTGAAGCTGGGTGTGATTGGCCTCGGCCGTTTCGGACGCCTGCATGCTCTGACAGCAGCCGGAATTGCAGAAGCGGAACTGGTGGCACTGGTGGCTCGACGACAGGACAGTCTGGACAAGATGGCCCGGGAACTGCCCGGTATTCGCGGCTGGACCAGTCTTGAGCAAGCTGTTTCTGAATCCCCGGCGGAAGCATGGATCGTTGCCAGCAGTACGGCCTCACATGTCTCCATCACCACGCTTCTGCTGAAGAGTGGAAAAACCGTCCTGCTGGAAAAACCGATTTCGGACAACCTGGACGAAAGCCGGAGCCTGGCAACTCTGGTGAAGGCAGACTCGCGCAATCTTATGATCGGACACATCCTGCTGTTTAACAGCGAGTATCAGCAGTTACTCAGTGAGGTGCAGCAGCGCGGATCAATTTCATACATTAACTGCGTACGGCATCGCCCGGCCAGCATCGTCAGGGACTTTCCTGGAGAGAATCCGCTGCATGCGGCAATGGTCCACGATCTCTACTCGGTGCAGGTATTGCTCGATCGCGCTGAACCAGATCACTTCAGTGCGCAATTCCATCGCACGGCTGACGGAGAGATCGATCTGGCATTGGCGCAGCTCAGGTGGGATCGAGGCCCGCTTGCATCGTTCGCAGCGTCGTACCTCACTCCATCAGGAATGCCACCACGAGGATTTGATCGAGCCGAAGTATTCGGGGAGGGATGGTCAGCCAGACTGACGCCAAATCCAAGGCCCATCGAAGTCTGGGACTCGCAGGCGTCCTGGCCATTGGCACTCGAAATACGCTCCGATCCACCCAGCGGAATGATGGCCGAGGAACAACGGTGTTTCTGCCGAGTCGTACGCGGCTTGCAGTCCGTCCCGGTCGGAGCAACGTACACGGATGCAATGCAGGTCCAGCACTGGATGGAAAAATTCAGCTCCGTTGCAAACGCACAGGAAACACATCATCCATGA